atgcaaAGACGATATATGACGCAATATGATCTAAATTAATACTTCTGTGTCTTGATTCACGAACAGTGAATTGTGAATCTTGAACATAATAACCTTGAGTTTATACAGATATGGCAATTACTGACCCTAACAGCTAAATCATATTCAGACTGGGCTGGGTTGCTGAACAGGATGGGCTTGTTAGCcgcacaaaatgtaaatattaaggTGAGGTTTATGTGTGAAAGTCTTGGGAAATGAAGAATGCAATATTGATTTTTGGTAATTATttgaaatacaattattgttcAGTATTTTtaagacacacagacatggaacaaactgctgaaaaacacAGATCCAACAAAACAGAAGTTTGTTTAGAacatgatttataaaagtatggTACGTAATGGCAACAATACATTCAGTTTCTGTGCACAGACTGGGCTGTGGTTTTGTGTAACTACCATCAGCAACCTGCCAGCACAGGGCATGGAAAGATAAGTGCAGGGAAAGGACACGTTCAGAGACTGACCATTGTCAACAACGCAAACAGCACCGTCACCCCACAGGCTTTCATTGCTGGAATAGACCTTCACCATGCATGGCAACTGGGGCCATGGCAAGTCTATATTTGCTTGGTGTCCCGATCAGCTGAATGCTAAGTGCATTATAGAATTGTTGTGTAAAACATGCCTGCATGTGCTTTTTGTCCAAAGGAAAGGGAGCTTGCATAAGATGAACTTCGACACAGGatcgatttctccacttatgaCGATTCACAGGCATCTCTCCTGGACACTGGGGGAGCTGGGCCTTTGGGATGAGGTATCAGTGCCACAGTGCTGAGGGATGGTTCTGAGCTGCTGGCCGACAGTGCCACAGAGCAGACAGGCTGCTCAGCGCTGGCTGGCAGCACAGCCGGGTGCGGGGCCACGTCTCCGCAGCAGCACCAGGCTAGGGTTCCGCAGCAGGGTGTAAGAGAGCCACCAGCGCAGACGGCCCCGGCGGCCCCTCCGCCTTTGCCTGGCCACTGTGAGACAGGGAGGCAACAGCACACCGTCACCATCCATCAAGAAACAGAGATCGGTGCCTGTGGCGCTACGCTCACTAACCGCTGAGTGGCTGAGAGACAACTGGCTAAACAGACAAGCGTAGATACTGCATAAGtgggggatagagagagagaaagagagagagacggagggagagagagagagggagggagagagggagggagagagggagggagagagggagggagagacagaaagagaaacagGTGGGGGATACCGATGAGCAGAGAGTCAGTTACAGTATTGTGAGACAACAAGAAAGTAAGGAACAAGGAATGGAAGTgagcaagagagggagagggagaaggggaggAGGTGGGTACCTGTGGCGGTATGCAGGGCCAGTGTGGAGAAGTGGCCCAGTTGGTTGTatgagaagagggagcaggtgAGCCGGCGCTTAAGCAGCAGGTGACAGAAGACGAGGGCCGTGGGGTTGGTGTGATTGGCGTCCACCAGCAGGACAGACACCCAGGAGCAGTAGCCTGCCAACACAGGGCCAACATGGAGACATCACAGCCAGCTCACAATGCCCGGCTCACAGGGATCCTAACCCAGAATCCCTCAAACACTGTCTCTCACTGCCtctctcacacagctgcccagcCTCACACTTACTGTTTAACACACCAATGACCCGAAGGGCTGGTGATGAGCAGCCCTGAGTTACAGTAAGCTTACTTGGGGTGAATATTAACACTGCTGTacatctgaaaacactgagacTGGGCTGGGCCAGAGACAtgagaggggaggggggcagtACAGAGATCAGAGCCTGGCGCTCACCGGTGTCCCGGGTGCCCTGAAATCCCGAGGGCATCAGGGTCTGGTCGATGCGGCTGATGGTCAGGCAGCCCCACACCATGCTGCGCAGCAGGCGGGACAACGCGGCCGCCATGCCCACCACCACGTTGTAGAACACGCCGAAG
This DNA window, taken from Amia ocellicauda isolate fAmiCal2 chromosome 9, fAmiCal2.hap1, whole genome shotgun sequence, encodes the following:
- the LOC136758810 gene encoding stimulated by retinoic acid gene 6 protein-like, giving the protein MKKLYKGDRTGLPPRIPHAHVAMARSISYMGLQIAFLFSGQSVLSVLFTVAAFAFHLKIVSPLQEGRVTEFFEFWGNILANSCPFIAVFYLQKTIARCFFLQDKLSPTDKDKPLALNNIRAFQNASYFGVFYNVVVGMAAALSRLLRSMVWGCLTISRIDQTLMPSGFQGTRDTGYCSWVSVLLVDANHTNPTALVFCHLLLKRRLTCSLFSYNQLGHFSTLALHTATVARQRRRGRRGRLRWWLSYTLLRNPSLVLLRRRGPAPGCAASQR